One genomic window of Garra rufa chromosome 2, GarRuf1.0, whole genome shotgun sequence includes the following:
- the ism1 gene encoding LOW QUALITY PROTEIN: isthmin-1 (The sequence of the model RefSeq protein was modified relative to this genomic sequence to represent the inferred CDS: substituted 1 base at 1 genomic stop codon), with the protein XVTIEVVDSLEGSEPEKGIRKETKPGWAAPNWRNWWQRSSSSSSSSVSTPKGPDEQDYPYESNTEDSNFLKPLGDWERRGSAGTGSRSQTEYDYIDGDGDWSGWSPCSVSCGNGNQKRTRSCGYACTATESRTCDMPSCPGIEDAFKTAATEVSLLAGTEEFNATELFGVDTDSCERWMNCKSEFLKKYMSKVASDLPSCPCFYPTEVAYSTADVHDATTRRNFRWKDASGPKEKLEIYKPTARYCIRSMLTLESTTLAAQHCCYDDSMKLITRGKGAGTPNLISTEFSADLHYKVDILPWIICKGDWSRYNQARPPNNGQKCAENPQDEDYYKQFEEAREF; encoded by the exons TAGGTCACCATAGAAGTGGTGGACAGCCTGGAAGGCTCTGAGCCAGAAAAGGGAATCCGCAAAGAAACCAAGCCTGGCTGGGCGGCTCCTAACTGGAGGAACTGGTGGCAGCGTTCGTCTTCCTCGTCCTCATCCTCCGTGTCCACGCCAAAGGGACCAGACGAACAGGATTACCCCTACGAGAGCAACACGGAGGACAGCAACTTCCTCAAACCGCTCGGAGACTGGGAGCGCAGAGGGTCTGCTGGCACAGGAAGCAGATCCCAGACCGAATACG ATTACATAGACGGGGACGGTGACTGGAGTGGTTGGTCGCCATGTAGTGTATCCTGTGGGAACGGCAACCAGAAGCGGACTAGATCATGCGGCTATGCCTGCACAGCCACAGAATCACGGACATGTGACATGCCCAGCTGCCCAG GGATTGAAGATGCTTTCAAGACGGCAGCGACAGAAGTCAGTCTTCTTGCAGGCACTGAAGAGTTTAATGCAACAGAGCTCTTTGGAGTTG ATACAGACAGCTGTGAGCGCTGGATGAACTGCAAGAGTGAGTTCCTCAAGAAATACATGAGCAAAGTAGCCAGCGACCTTCCTAGCTGCCCCTGCTTTTACCCAACCGAGGTGGCCTATAGCACTGCAGACGTCCACGATGCCACCACAAGGCGCAACTTCCGCTGGAAGGATGCCAGCGGACCAAAGGAGAAGCTGGAGATCTACAAACCCACTGCTCGCTATTGCATCCGCTCCATGCTCACGCTGGAATCCACCACACTGGCGGCCCAGCACTGCTGCTACGATGACAGCATGAAGCTCATCACCCGAGGCAAAGGAGCTGGGACACCCAACCTCATCAGCACAGAGTTCTCCGCTGACCTGCACTACAAAGTGGACATCCTACCATGGATCATCTGCAAGGGAGACTGGAGCCGCTATAATCAGGCTCGACCTCCAAATAACGGACAGAAATGTGCAGAGAACCCTCAGGATGAGGACTACTACAAACAATTCGAGGAGGCCAGAGAATTTTGA